The following coding sequences are from one Thermoplasmata archaeon window:
- a CDS encoding NosD domain-containing protein: MSLERMNKDLGQRHGKKLTVCVLAVLVLNVVACLTWESRVVSAEEKIEACAVAMKGTIRGIIHIESNSQFTAANGVVGGSGTENDPYIIGGWVIDANGNTYCIWIENTDAYFVIKNCNVYNATDFGSMPPSGSGIALKNVTHGRIENNTCNRTNIGIYLYGSSKYNLIANNNVYDNFRSIYLSFSSNNTILGNNLTHNNEGIDLQFSSSNSISYNNVSDNSGAGISIGSSSNDNNITHNNVSSNSQGGISLWSSNNNNIAENYISGNAKYAIYLESSTDTNITNNIMYDNWIAIEGKALAHWNTHNIDTTNLVNGKPVYYYKNRNGETVPSDAGQVILANSTNIIINGLSMSNAPTGIQLGFSDYNTITRNNISGVDRTGIFLYSSNNNNITQNNLFNCYPRGIFLELSNGNHIENNNLSGNMSQGMGIFIHLSNNNKITNNTVSGNCESIYLLESSENIITNNTVYNNTYGIALYNSGNNKITNNNVSGNSDGIYLYSSSNNNITGNNASNSFWYSISLDTSDNNIIANNNASSNSWYGGIFLMLSSRNLLTNNTMENNGIVIMGSDTSHWTTQSIDTTNLVNGKPVYYYRNHNGGTVPSDAGQVILANCNAMTVANLNISNTTYGIQLVHSSNITIQNSKIVSHMYGIWLKASCDNRIVSNDVSISNFGSEWWYRLGIVLEFSDNNNLSYNYIHGHAKNGIYLTSSGFATLTNNSMDNNGIVITGVNLTDWNTHNIDTSNLVNGKPVYYYKNQNGGRVPADAGQVILANSTNMFVYGLSIHNTSYGIQLGFSDNNNILNNNISDNTGHGICLASSNNNTITYNWLCNNTNYGVAVISPSTSNKIHHNNFIGNGATALRYLCQGVSNDTRNGAEKGVSGNSQAYDDVGGNYWYDNTSQEGNYWSNWDGNDWGTENAYRIGYCGSVSDWYPLSTPVSLQALRVELNLSKIELHAGENANFTVRVYDDGNTPLPNATVTIELSNNSIGTLNTTTKLTDADGKAVFEFTASTNVTTTTIVKITATATKTGYVYVTNSANLTIKSPEPLKVTISVSKDQIDPGNSVKFSVMVYDYKNAPVSNATVTIELSNNSIGTLNTTTKLTDADGRAVFEFTASTNISATTIVTITAMAVKAGYVNATGSANLTVKLTETKPETPKTPGFDFYIPILMIVVVAGVVLYTHNMGTGRGRSKIIE, from the coding sequence ATGAGTTTGGAGAGGATGAATAAGGATTTGGGGCAGAGACATGGGAAGAAGTTGACCGTTTGTGTCCTTGCTGTGCTTGTCCTCAATGTTGTGGCTTGTCTCACATGGGAGAGCAGAGTTGTAAGTGCAGAGGAGAAAATTGAGGCGTGCGCCGTAGCGATGAAGGGCACGATTAGAGGAATAATACACATAGAGAGCAACAGCCAGTTTACAGCGGCAAACGGTGTTGTCGGCGGTTCAGGTACCGAGAATGACCCTTACATTATAGGGGGCTGGGTAATAGACGCCAATGGCAACACTTATTGCATCTGGATTGAGAACACTGATGCTTACTTTGTAATTAAGAACTGTAATGTATACAATGCAACAGATTTTGGCAGTATGCCTCCTTCTGGTTCAGGGATTGCGCTTAAGAATGTGACACATGGAAGAATAGAAAATAACACCTGCAATCGCACAAATATAGGAATATATCTGTATGGGTCCTCTAAATACAACCTCATTGCAAACAATAATGTTTATGACAATTTTCGGAGCATCTATTTGTCGTTCTCAAGCAACAACACTATATTAGGTAACAATCTCACACACAATAATGAGGGCATCGACTTACAGTTTTCCAGCAGCAACAGTATATCTTACAACAATGTTTCTGACAACTCAGGTGCAGGTATATCCATAGGTTCCTCAAGCAACGATAACAACATAACGCACAACAATGTTTCCAGTAATTCTCAGGGAGGCATTTCTTTGTGGTCATCAAACAACAATAATATTGCAGAAAACTATATTTCTGGAAATGCAAAATATGCTATTTATTTGGAGTCCTCAACTGATACAAACATAACAAATAACATCATGTATGATAACTGGATTGCGATAGAGGGGAAGGCGCTTGCACACTGGAATACTCATAACATAGACACAACAAATTTAGTGAACGGTAAACCTGTGTACTACTACAAGAACCGCAATGGCGAAACTGTTCCATCTGATGCTGGGCAGGTAATTCTTGCGAATTCAACCAACATTATTATTAATGGGTTAAGTATGTCTAATGCCCCTACAGGGATTCAACTTGGTTTTTCAGATTATAATACCATCACTAGAAACAATATTTCAGGCGTTGATAGAACTGGTATTTTCCTGTATTCCTCCAATAATAACAACATAACGCAAAATAATCTTTTCAATTGTTATCCAAGAGGCATTTTTTTGGAACTCTCAAACGGCAATCACATCGAAAATAACAATCTCTCAGGTAACATGTCCCAGGGTATGGGTATCTTCATACATCTTTCCAATAACAACAAAATCACAAACAACACCGTCTCTGGCAATTGTGAGAGTATTTATCTGTTGGAATCAAGTGAGAATATCATCACAAACAACACTGTTTATAATAACACATATGGCATTGCACTATACAATTCAGGTAATAACAAAATCACAAACAACAACGTCTCAGGAAACAGTGATGGCATATATTTATATTCTTCAAGCAACAACAACATTACAGGCAATAATGCATCCAATAGCTTCTGGTACAGCATATCCTTGGATACTTCAGATAACAACATCATTGCAAACAACAACGCCTCCAGCAACTCCTGGTATGGTGGCATCTTTTTGATGCTCTCAAGCAGAAATCTCCTCACAAACAACACAATGGAAAACAATGGCATCGTAATAATGGGCTCTGACACTTCACACTGGACTACACAGAGTATAGATACAACAAATCTGGTGAATGGGAAACCTGTGTACTATTACAGAAACCACAATGGAGGAACTGTTCCCTCTGATGCCGGGCAGGTGATTCTTGCAAACTGCAATGCCATGACGGTAGCAAATCTAAATATTTCCAATACCACCTATGGGATTCAACTCGTTCACTCATCCAATATAACAATTCAGAATAGTAAAATTGTGAGCCACATGTATGGTATCTGGCTGAAGGCCTCATGTGACAATAGGATTGTGAGCAACGATGTTTCTATTAGCAACTTTGGCAGTGAGTGGTGGTATCGGTTAGGAATCGTTTTAGAGTTTTCAGATAACAACAACCTCTCATACAACTATATTCATGGTCACGCTAAAAATGGCATCTATTTGACCTCATCTGGATTTGCAACACTCACAAACAACAGTATGGACAACAATGGAATTGTAATAACGGGTGTTAACCTCACAGATTGGAATACCCACAATATAGATACATCAAATTTAGTGAATGGAAAACCAGTGTACTATTACAAGAATCAAAATGGTGGAAGGGTTCCAGCTGATGCTGGGCAGGTGATTCTTGCGAATTCAACAAATATGTTTGTCTATGGCTTAAGTATACACAATACTTCCTATGGGATTCAGCTAGGTTTCTCAGATAACAATAACATCCTGAACAACAATATATCAGATAATACTGGACACGGTATTTGTCTGGCATCCTCAAACAACAACACCATTACATATAACTGGCTCTGCAACAACACTAATTATGGAGTGGCTGTTATCTCTCCATCCACAAGCAACAAAATCCATCATAACAACTTCATTGGCAACGGGGCTACCGCCCTACGGTACCTGTGTCAAGGGGTATCTAATGATACCCGGAACGGTGCAGAGAAAGGGGTCTCTGGTAACTCACAGGCATACGATGATGTTGGTGGGAACTACTGGTATGACAACACATCTCAGGAAGGGAATTACTGGAGTAACTGGGATGGGAATGATTGGGGTACCGAGAATGCCTATCGCATAGGTTATTGTGGAAGCGTGAGTGACTGGTATCCATTGTCTACACCGGTTTCTTTACAGGCATTGAGGGTTGAATTGAATCTCAGCAAGATAGAACTCCATGCCGGAGAAAATGCAAACTTTACTGTAAGGGTTTATGACGATGGTAATACACCACTTCCGAATGCGACTGTAACCATTGAACTTTCAAACAATTCCATCGGTACTCTTAACACTACAACGAAGCTGACTGATGCTGATGGCAAAGCTGTGTTTGAATTCACTGCTAGCACAAATGTTACCACCACCACAATAGTGAAAATTACGGCGACAGCAACAAAGACAGGATATGTTTATGTCACAAATAGTGCGAACCTGACAATAAAATCCCCGGAACCACTTAAAGTTACCATAAGTGTGAGCAAGGATCAGATTGACCCAGGCAACAGTGTAAAATTTTCTGTGATGGTCTATGACTATAAAAATGCACCTGTTTCAAATGCGACTGTAACCATTGAACTTTCAAACAATTCCATCGGTACTCTCAACACTACAACAAAGCTGACTGATGCTGATGGCAGAGCTGTATTTGAATTTACTGCCAGCACAAATATTAGTGCTACCACAATAGTCACAATCACAGCGATGGCAGTGAAGGCAGGGTATGTAAATGCAACAGGCAGTGCAAACCTCACTGTGAAGCTCACTGAAACAAAACCGGAAACGCCCAAAACCCCTGGTTTTGATTTCTATATTCCTATTTTGATGATAGTGGTAGTTGCGGGCGTTGTTCTCTATACACATAATATGGGAACAGGAAGAGGGAGGTCCAAGATAATCGAATGA
- a CDS encoding class I SAM-dependent methyltransferase family protein — translation MKVLCVKVSKEKAENVLDFLVKHGYLDKSKKVERDTWFVYFPVVCAVPELETVEMNCMEREKFVPFNEIAKKLDIEKEKLPHKWEKFGNVVVLKIPECLNAKKEEIGKVYAEVLGAKTVVADRCGIYGEFRKPGFEVIYGTETVTLHKEAGVRFKFDVLKQMYSSGNIFERGRLISVVQPGEVIVDMFAGIGYFSIPIAMKTGVAKIYACEKNPEAFEFLCENIKQNKVEKKVIPLLGDCRDVAPANVADRVLMGYLKETHKFLPHALRCLKEGKGIIHYHDVVKSERFPEEMLERIKANVPRFEVILARVVKSYAPKTVHGVVDLRVL, via the coding sequence ATGAAAGTATTGTGCGTGAAAGTGTCAAAAGAAAAGGCAGAGAATGTGCTGGATTTTCTGGTTAAACACGGGTATCTGGATAAGTCAAAGAAGGTGGAGAGAGATACCTGGTTTGTCTATTTTCCAGTAGTTTGTGCGGTACCAGAGCTGGAAACTGTGGAAATGAATTGCATGGAACGGGAAAAATTCGTGCCCTTCAACGAAATCGCAAAGAAACTTGACATAGAGAAAGAAAAACTGCCCCATAAATGGGAGAAATTTGGGAATGTGGTTGTGCTTAAAATACCAGAATGTCTCAATGCTAAAAAGGAGGAGATTGGAAAAGTTTATGCGGAGGTGCTGGGGGCAAAAACCGTGGTTGCAGATAGGTGTGGAATTTATGGAGAATTCCGGAAGCCAGGTTTTGAAGTAATTTACGGCACAGAAACCGTGACACTGCACAAAGAGGCAGGTGTTCGGTTTAAGTTTGATGTTCTTAAGCAGATGTACTCCTCTGGTAACATTTTTGAGCGAGGAAGATTGATTAGTGTGGTGCAGCCGGGAGAAGTAATTGTGGACATGTTTGCGGGCATCGGTTACTTTTCAATTCCCATTGCAATGAAAACAGGTGTGGCAAAAATTTACGCATGTGAAAAAAACCCAGAAGCATTTGAGTTTCTGTGCGAGAACATAAAGCAGAATAAGGTTGAGAAAAAAGTGATTCCATTGCTGGGTGATTGCAGAGATGTGGCTCCAGCAAATGTTGCAGACAGAGTGCTCATGGGTTATCTAAAAGAAACTCATAAATTCCTTCCCCATGCTCTTCGTTGCCTGAAAGAGGGAAAGGGGATAATCCATTACCACGATGTTGTAAAATCAGAGCGATTTCCTGAGGAAATGCTGGAAAGAATCAAAGCCAATGTTCCGAGATTTGAGGTTATTCTGGCAAGAGTTGTGAAATCCTATGCTCCAAAAACGGTGCATGGTGTTGTGGATTTGAGAGTTTTGTGA
- a CDS encoding DHH family phosphoesterase — protein MTLQNFCAEFQKRIQNVRKGLVLTHCLADGDAAGSAIAIKLAFPFFEIGIPDNPTRTAKKIFSAMGVNYLTAPCIDDFDFFLVLDAAAPYMLGEIAGKLENAMVLDHHSYCSDWEYLPYYADPSKSSTAEVVYEMLREIGVRITPEIAKAILFGIASDTAQFAIAKPHAFRTAAELLEHGVRIQDVFEILSEKNQDLSQRISILKGFSRLKYQHYKEFLVAGSIVSAHEAVVCTALVNAGVDIAFVGSQKEKEFRISGRLSNNATKLGISLTEIFSEVASDMHLESGGHPGAAGVSGTGDVEFVVNACINTGLRKLREKA, from the coding sequence ATGACTCTTCAGAATTTTTGCGCAGAATTCCAGAAAAGAATTCAGAATGTAAGAAAAGGCCTTGTGCTCACTCACTGCCTGGCTGATGGCGATGCTGCTGGAAGTGCAATCGCAATCAAACTTGCCTTCCCATTTTTTGAGATAGGCATTCCTGACAACCCGACAAGAACTGCAAAGAAAATATTTTCAGCTATGGGTGTAAACTACCTCACAGCCCCATGCATTGATGATTTTGATTTTTTTCTTGTTCTAGATGCTGCTGCCCCCTATATGCTCGGTGAAATTGCTGGGAAGCTGGAGAATGCGATGGTGCTTGACCATCATAGTTATTGCTCCGATTGGGAATACCTTCCATATTACGCAGACCCGAGCAAAAGCTCCACTGCAGAAGTTGTGTACGAAATGCTCAGAGAGATTGGAGTTCGAATCACCCCAGAAATTGCAAAAGCTATTTTATTTGGAATTGCCTCCGACACTGCTCAGTTTGCCATTGCAAAGCCGCATGCCTTCAGAACAGCAGCTGAGCTACTCGAACATGGTGTTCGAATCCAGGATGTCTTTGAGATTCTTAGCGAAAAAAACCAGGACCTCTCGCAGAGAATAAGCATCCTCAAGGGTTTTTCCCGTCTCAAATACCAGCACTACAAAGAGTTTTTGGTTGCTGGCTCAATTGTGAGTGCCCACGAGGCAGTGGTCTGCACTGCTCTTGTAAATGCAGGCGTGGACATTGCATTTGTTGGTTCCCAGAAGGAGAAAGAGTTCAGAATAAGCGGGAGATTGAGCAATAATGCGACAAAACTTGGGATTTCTTTGACCGAGATTTTCAGCGAAGTGGCTTCGGACATGCATCTGGAAAGTGGGGGACACCCAGGGGCTGCAGGTGTGAGTGGCACTGGTGATGTGGAATTTGTAGTAAATGCCTGCATTAACACAGGGCTTAGAAAGCTAAGGGAAAAGGCATGA
- a CDS encoding prefoldin subunit beta, whose protein sequence is MIGERELPPEIQNQIIQYRQVEQQLQVLLQQKFNFELQMREIDQALETLKDAKEDTPIYKSIGSLLIKANSKTEIVDELNNTKESINLKLTSIKKQEERLKEKYESLQKQLAESLQAFQKT, encoded by the coding sequence ATGATAGGTGAAAGAGAACTGCCACCTGAAATTCAGAACCAGATAATCCAGTATAGACAGGTTGAACAGCAACTACAGGTGCTGCTCCAGCAGAAGTTTAATTTTGAGCTTCAAATGAGAGAGATAGACCAGGCACTTGAAACCCTGAAGGATGCAAAAGAAGACACACCAATATACAAGAGTATCGGTTCTTTGCTCATAAAGGCAAACAGCAAGACAGAAATTGTGGACGAGCTCAATAATACAAAAGAGAGTATCAACCTAAAGCTCACCAGCATAAAAAAACAGGAAGAACGGCTCAAAGAAAAATATGAGAGCTTGCAGAAGCAACTTGCAGAGAGTTTACAGGCATTTCAGAAGACATGA
- a CDS encoding zinc ribbon domain-containing protein: MKLELGNLKKVVEKSILARILAVILVILLNVAAYITATCLVPIAGVLFTFGIPVLLGWKNIKFLLGFGLPVIIGTAIIVAAYQTNYVQTGQDATLSDEAGHFSNGTVSPYKGKGGETFNFTVEIKKENNTYDTVYLIRSKDLYILDDPMEEMTKYYEDNTTAKYYYNTSVEKSMIWYYTFSIHRNYQNGSIAWLNVTRGGQQMIRVGPVTMDYNEMLFSFIGVYLLNTMLMLGVGYYLLVSMYWWFGKAKQRREAILKEMEAQKEAESKQIEELEKKKTLKCSSCGAVVDEGAEKCWKCGEKFEK, translated from the coding sequence ATGAAATTGGAACTCGGGAACTTGAAAAAGGTGGTGGAGAAAAGCATTCTCGCACGAATCCTCGCAGTTATTCTCGTGATTCTACTCAATGTAGCTGCATACATCACAGCCACCTGCCTTGTTCCTATCGCTGGCGTTCTCTTCACATTCGGAATTCCAGTGCTTCTTGGCTGGAAAAACATAAAGTTCCTGCTTGGTTTTGGTCTGCCTGTAATAATTGGCACTGCAATAATTGTTGCCGCTTATCAGACAAACTATGTGCAAACAGGCCAAGATGCCACGCTCAGCGATGAGGCAGGACATTTTTCAAATGGCACTGTTTCTCCCTATAAAGGAAAAGGTGGGGAAACATTCAATTTCACTGTTGAGATTAAAAAAGAGAACAATACCTACGATACGGTTTACTTAATTCGTTCCAAAGACCTTTACATTCTGGATGACCCGATGGAAGAGATGACAAAATACTATGAAGATAACACAACCGCTAAATACTACTACAACACCAGTGTGGAAAAATCAATGATATGGTATTACACCTTCTCAATTCACCGCAACTACCAGAATGGTTCTATTGCCTGGCTCAATGTGACAAGGGGAGGACAGCAAATGATAAGAGTAGGGCCCGTCACGATGGACTACAATGAAATGCTCTTCTCATTCATAGGTGTCTATTTACTTAACACGATGTTGATGCTTGGCGTTGGCTACTACCTTCTTGTAAGCATGTACTGGTGGTTTGGAAAGGCAAAACAGAGAAGAGAGGCGATTCTGAAGGAAATGGAAGCCCAGAAGGAGGCAGAAAGTAAACAAATTGAGGAACTTGAGAAGAAAAAGACCCTCAAATGTTCCAGCTGCGGTGCCGTTGTTGACGAGGGGGCTGAGAAATGCTGGAAGTGTGGTGAAAAATTCGAGAAATAA
- a CDS encoding ATP-binding protein, producing MEEIGIVVGNTEPTQFDCLLSKVAEKTEYVEINHEKCGVVLGQIDNVEIKTKGETKDQYGEFLNSEYKAIAKIKVIGYRDERNLLQVPHTPILPGSPVFRASEETIREVLGLGRETRTGAYVGLLRGHDIEVYLDINDMVQKHISVLAKTGGGKSYLVGVLLEEFMKHDVTCVIIDPHGEYPSMREAGKLPETKRNFHVSPRGYSSKIQEFSPDIKTNPAAKPLRFTLSSMDARDIIALTTIKNVRQYLTHLRKAIDTLRQTKGRYTIDEIISILETEQEYVVGTLINELEYLKDVEIFAEVGTHVNEIVVKGKTSIINLRGTPPDIQELIVTRLCNALFELRKINKIPPLMLVVEEAHNFCPQQGQAASSKILRTIASEGRKFGLGLCIISQRPAKVDKNVLSQCNTQIILKITNPNDLKAVCASVEGITSGTMDEIQSLPIGTALITSPSLPMPVFVDIRPRESKHGGEAVKIIE from the coding sequence ATGGAAGAGATTGGTATCGTTGTGGGCAACACTGAACCAACTCAGTTTGACTGTTTGCTTTCAAAAGTCGCTGAGAAAACAGAATATGTAGAAATCAATCACGAAAAATGCGGTGTTGTTCTTGGTCAAATCGATAATGTAGAAATCAAAACAAAGGGAGAGACAAAAGACCAATATGGGGAGTTTTTAAATTCAGAGTATAAGGCAATAGCTAAGATTAAGGTCATTGGTTATAGGGACGAACGAAATTTGCTTCAAGTTCCCCATACTCCAATCCTACCTGGCTCTCCTGTATTCCGTGCCTCTGAGGAAACGATTCGGGAAGTGCTCGGGCTTGGTAGAGAAACCAGAACTGGAGCATATGTGGGTTTGCTTAGGGGACATGATATAGAGGTTTACCTAGACATAAACGACATGGTGCAGAAGCACATTTCAGTGCTGGCAAAAACAGGAGGAGGTAAAAGTTACCTTGTGGGGGTGTTGCTGGAAGAGTTCATGAAGCATGATGTTACCTGCGTTATTATTGATCCTCATGGAGAGTACCCTTCAATGAGAGAAGCGGGTAAGCTGCCAGAGACGAAGAGGAATTTCCATGTTTCCCCGAGAGGTTACAGTTCGAAAATCCAAGAATTTTCGCCCGACATCAAAACAAACCCTGCCGCGAAACCCCTCAGATTCACACTATCTAGCATGGACGCAAGGGACATCATTGCTCTCACCACAATAAAGAATGTGCGTCAGTATCTCACTCACCTCAGGAAGGCAATAGATACGCTTAGGCAAACAAAGGGAAGATATACGATAGATGAGATAATCTCAATTTTAGAGACAGAGCAAGAATATGTCGTTGGCACATTGATAAATGAGCTTGAGTATCTTAAGGATGTGGAAATTTTTGCAGAAGTCGGCACGCATGTGAATGAGATTGTTGTGAAAGGCAAAACCTCTATCATAAATCTTCGTGGCACACCTCCCGATATTCAGGAGTTAATTGTAACAAGGCTTTGCAATGCTCTTTTTGAGCTTAGGAAGATAAATAAGATCCCACCACTTATGCTTGTAGTTGAAGAGGCACACAACTTCTGTCCTCAGCAGGGACAGGCAGCGAGTTCTAAGATTCTCAGAACAATTGCCTCAGAAGGCAGAAAATTCGGGCTTGGGCTCTGTATCATAAGTCAGCGTCCAGCGAAAGTTGATAAAAATGTGCTAAGCCAGTGCAACACCCAGATTATTCTAAAAATTACAAATCCAAATGACTTGAAGGCGGTTTGTGCGTCAGTAGAAGGCATTACCTCAGGAACAATGGACGAAATCCAGTCCCTCCCTATTGGCACTGCTCTCATAACCTCACCCTCTCTCCCTATGCCCGTATTCGTTGATATCAGGCCTCGTGAATCGAAACACGGTGGAGAGGCAGTAAAAATAATTGAGTAA